In Jaculus jaculus isolate mJacJac1 chromosome 4, mJacJac1.mat.Y.cur, whole genome shotgun sequence, a single genomic region encodes these proteins:
- the LOC123460212 gene encoding bax inhibitor 1-like, producing the protein MSVFDQINSDALLKFSHITPSTQQHLKEVDPSFALCMFVAAAGAHDHVVTYFIQAGLLSALGSLGLMIWLMATPHGRETALVGTALTVTCLSLRALYAGRRSDCFPGGILMSATSLTLCSSLGNLFFGSIWLFQANLYLGLMVMCGFVLFDTQLLKMEIRVISHTAHLFLGFVTLFRKLMMIPAKNDKDKKK; encoded by the coding sequence ATGAGCGTATTTGATCAGATCAACTCTGATGCTCTCCTAAAATTTTCCCATATAACTCCCTCGACACAGCAGCACCTGAAGGAGGTTGACCCCAGTTTTGCGCTGTGTATGTTTGTGGCAGCTGCGGGAGCCCATGACCATGTGGTCACTTATTTCATTCAGGCTGGCCTGCTCTCTGCCTTGGGCTCGCTGGGTTTGATGATTTGGCTGATGGCAACACCTCATGGGCGTGAAACCGCCCTCGTGGGCACAGCGCTGACggtcacctgcctcagcctccgcgCCCTTTATGCTGGACGCCGGAGCGACTGCTTTCCAGGAGGTATCTTGATGTCAGCCACGAGCCTGACGCTCTGCTCTTCTCTGGGGAATCTTTTCTTTGGATCCATTTGGCTTTTCCAGGCAAACCTGTATCTGGGGCTGATGGTCATGTGTGGCTTTGTCCTCTTTGATACTCAACTCCTTAAAATGGAGATAAGGGTTATATCTCACACTGCTCATCTCTTCTTAGGTTTTGTTACACTCTTCAgaaaactcatgatgatcccagCTAAGAATGACAAGgacaagaagaaatga